A single window of Gadus morhua chromosome 22, gadMor3.0, whole genome shotgun sequence DNA harbors:
- the gja4 gene encoding gap junction alpha-4 protein codes for MSRADWSFLEHLLEEGQEHSTRVGRVWLTVLLLFRMLVLGVAAESAWDDEQCNFVCNTEQPGCESVCYDRAFPISHFRYFVLQVIFVATPTIFYFGYLAVRTAKDQSEEEEAEEEDGVAEGERAAQQEGRGRSAAVASSGARAARKGKGLEVIQEEGGEEEGLRENAGKAAKEASESPKLKGRLLGVYTVTISVTVLLEAGFIAGLWVLYDGFVIAARYECVGLPCPHTVDCFVSRPTEKTIFTIYTQAIAGLSLLLNLLELLHLLQLAVSQRLEKRYRRGATSLPSPRWRRRQPGGDHTPIQLPAQEAPSYCPAVPGEGYPEPPGSYVVVDTLRSEVNWGAGGGAGNGEGDIPPSYLNCLGGMRSTHSPRAHVKKHVHGNGKHRKDNHKVHAKLKHYV; via the coding sequence ATGTCCCGGGCCGACTGGTCCTTCCTGGAGCACCTGCTGGAGGAGGGCCAGGAGCACTCGACGCGCGTGGGCCGCGTGTGGCTCACCGTGCTCCTCCTGTTCCGCATGCTGGTGCTGGGCGTGGCCGCCGAGTCGGCCTGGGACGACGAGCAGTGCAACTTTGTGTGCAACACGGAGCAGCCCGGCTGCGAGTCGGTGTGCTACGACCGCGCCTTCCCCATCTCCCACTTCCGCTACTTCGTGCTGCAGGTCATCTTCGTCGCCACGCCCACCATCTTCTACTTCGGCTACCTGGCGGTGCGCACGGCCAAGGACCagtccgaggaggaggaggcggaggaggaggacggggtggcggagggggagagggcggcGCAACAAGAGGGGCGGGGCCGAAGCGCGGCGGTGGCGTCCTCCGGGGCGAGGGCGGCTAGGAAGGGCAAGGGACTGGAGGTCATCCAGGAAGAGGGGGGCGAGGAAGAGGGCTTGCGAGAGAACGCCGGCAAGGCCGCCAAGGAGGCGTCGGAGTCTCCGAAGCTGAAGGGGAGGCTGCTGGGGGTGTACACCGTCACCATCTCCGTCACCGTGCTCCTGGAGGCGGGCTTCATTGCCGGCCTGTGGGTGCTGTACGACGGCTTCGTGATCGCCGCGCGCTACGAGTGCGTGGGGCTGCCCTGCCCCCACACGGTGGACTGCTTCGTGTCGCGGCCCACCGAGAAGACCATCTTCACCATCTACACGCAGGCCATCGCCGGCCTCTCCCTGCTGCTGAACCTGCTggagctcctccacctgctccagcTGGCCGTCTCCCAGCGACTGGAGAAGCGCTACCGCCGCGGCGCCACCTCGCTGCCGTCgccgcggtggcggcggcggcaacCGGGGGGAGACCACACCCCGATCCAACTTCCGGCGCAAGAAGCCCCTTCGTACTGCCCCGCCGTCCCCGGAGAGGGCTACCCCGAGCCCCCCGGGAGCTACGTGGTGGTGGACACCCTGAGGTCCGAGGTGAactggggggccggcgggggagCGGGGAACGGCGAGGGCGACATCCCGCCCAGCTACCTAAACTGCTTGGGCGGGATGCGCAGCACACATTCCCCCAGGGCCCACGTGAAGAAGCACGTCCACGGCAAC